A window from Ictidomys tridecemlineatus isolate mIctTri1 unplaced genomic scaffold, mIctTri1.hap1 Scaffold_741, whole genome shotgun sequence encodes these proteins:
- the LOC144374548 gene encoding LOW QUALITY PROTEIN: uncharacterized protein LOC144374548 (The sequence of the model RefSeq protein was modified relative to this genomic sequence to represent the inferred CDS: substituted 1 base at 1 genomic stop codon) gives MGQSHSTPLSLTLDHWAEVRIRAQNLSFSVKRRTWQTLCASEWPAFGIGWPPEGSFYSPLIRKIKDIVFQPGPHSHPDQQPYILTWQDLCESPPPWVKPFLIPVPSPPPTILSLKPSAPSPPFVLPESQDLTLLDSPPFPYPLPSFPNPQHPLRDSPAADSASPPQEVKPAQCPRDDPPTAPIAPPPLEEAGPAKGTRRQRMIKNPEAPVILPLRPYGPMIEDGHGGEMQAYQYWPFSSSDLYNWKNNNPPFSEDPTRLTGLIESLMFSHQPTWDDCQQLLGILFMTEERKRILLEARKNILGPDGRPTQLPNIIEADFPLNRPNWDPNTIEGREHLSTYRRALIAGLRAAARRSTNLAKVREIIQGPNESPSMFLERIMEAYRKYTPFDPQAEDQKASVMMAFIGQAALDIKKKLQRLDGLQDMTLRDLVREAEKVYYKRETEEEKEQRREKEREEREKEREKEREQREDERSKRQTEALTKVLVTTTNRPEVKRQGDRKRYLGPRQKPHLASDQYAYCKEKGHWAKDCPRKKQPRQSAILTLEDDXESRGSDPLPELRVTFEVEETPVNFEVDTGAIYSALKAPLGPLSTKRSLIQGANGSKYRAWTTKRTMDLGKGKIHHSFLVIPECPAPLMGKNLLTKLRARITFNPEGPQMKFLNPSVKTPIVMALTMSVKDEHQLFTPPKTDQTGKLSQKWITDYPDAWAETAGLGLAVKQAPIMVELKTSASPINIKQYPLSKKAKDGIRPHIQKYLALGVLRPCQSAWNTPLLPVKKPGTGDYHPVQDLREINNRVQDIHPTVPNPYNLLSTLNPERKWYTVLDLKDAFFCLPRHKDSQLLFAFEWVDPETGTSGQLTWTRLPQGFKNSPTLFDEALHRDLNNFRTMHPEVTLLQYVDDLLLAADTRENSTLLPEQSSEPVTHDCQHILAEETSVRRDLKDQPLPHPEVIWFTDGSSFLQDDTFSGWTEAFPTKKETAQMVVKKILKDIFPRYGLPKVIGSDNGPAFVAQVSQGLARTMGINWKLHCAYRPQSSGQVERMNRTIKETLTKLSLETGIKDWTMLLPYALFRVRNTPSVSLCNLTPYEILYGAPPPVRDLTPTLRPNDSFHTPLLDRLKALKRTQRYLWKQLATVYQPGDEGTPHRYQVGDFVYVRRHQVSTLEPRWKGPYQVLLITPTAVKVDGITSWIHASHLKPAPCPDSGWKLKKTGNPLKLRIHHVDRAMDSPPDHQQS, from the exons atgggACAGAGTCATTCCAcgcctctgtccctgacccttgatCACTGGGCTGAAGTCCGCATaagggctcagaatctttctttttcagtaaaacgtCGGACCTGGCAGACTCTTTGTGCCTCAGAATGGCCTGCCTTTGGAATTGGATggcctccagaaggatctttctactccccactaattcgaaaaattaaagatattgtttttCAGCCGGGGCCACAtagccatccagatcaacagccgtatatcttaacttggcaggacctcTGTGAATCTCCTCCTCCGTGGGTGAAGCCTTTTCTTATCCCCGTTCCTAGTCCTCCTCCCACGATTCTatctctcaaaccctctgctccttctccaccctttgttctccctgagtctcaagatttgactctgctggactctcctccctttccttatcccctgccttcattccccaacccccaacaccctctaagagattcccctgctgctgactcagcttctccaccacAGGAGGTTAAGCCAGCTCAGTGCCCTAGAGATGACCCCCCCACGGCACCcatagcccctcctcccctggaggaagCTGGCCCGGCTAAAGGAACTCGCCGGCAGCGAATGATTAAAAACCCTGAAGCCCCCGTGATACTTCCCCTCCGTCCTTATGGGCCAATGATAGAGGATGGCCATGGTGGAGAAATGCAAGCCTACCagtattggcctttctcctcttcagatctatataattggaaaaataacaatcccccttTTTCCGAGGACCCCACCCGGCTCACAGGTCTGATTGagtcattgatgttttcacaccagcctacttgggatgactgccaacaactCTTAGGCATtctcttcatgacagaggaacgaaagagaatcctcctggaagcaagaaaaaatatcctcGGACCAGATGGGCGACCGACACAACTTCCCAACATAATCGAAGCTGACTTCCCCTTGAACCGACCcaactgggaccccaacaccattgaaggtagggagcatctgtccacttatCGCCGGGCTCTAATAGCGGGTCTCCGAGCAGCCGCTAGACGGTcaactaatttggccaaggtaagaGAAATTATTCAAGGGCCTAATGAATCTCCTtctatgtttctggagagaattatggaggcatataggaaatatactccttttgatccccaggcagaggatcaaaaggcatctgtcatgatggcctttattgggcaagctgccctggatattaaaaaaaagttacaacgcttagatggattacaagatatgactttgagagatttagtcagagaagctgagaaggtatactataaaagagaaactgaggaggagaaggaacaaaggagggagaaagaaagggaagaaagggagaaagaaagggagaaagaaagggagcaaagggaggatgaaagaagcaaaagacagactgaggcattgactaaggtcctggtcacaacaacaaataggccagaagttaagagacagggagacagaaagagataCCTGGGTCCACGCCAGAAGCCACATCTGGCCTCAGATCAATATGCctactgtaaagaaaaaggacactgggccAAAGACTGCCCTAGAAAGAAACAGCCACGCCAGTCAGCCATTCTAACTCTGGAGGATGATTAGGAAAGTCGGGGCTCGGATCCCCTCCCCGAGCTCAgggtaacttttgaagtggaggAAACCCCAGTAAACTTTGAAGTGGACACAGGGGCAATATACTCAGCCCTCAAGGCCCCATTGGGCCCTCTATCAACTAAAAGGTCTTTAATTCAAGGGGCTAACGGCAGTAAATATCGGGCTTGGACAACTAAAAGGACCATGgacctgggaaaaggaaaaatccatcactccttcctagtgatcccagaatgccCAGCCCCATTAATGGGCAAAAATCTGCTCACCAAACTCCgggccagaataacttttaaccctgaaggcccccaaatgaaatttctaaatccttcagtaaaaactcctatagtcatggcCTTAACTATGTCAGTAaaagatgaacatcaactcttcacaccccccaagactgatcaaacaggcaagctatcccagaaatggataacagattacccagatgcctgggcagaaactgctggGTTAGGCCTAGCTGTAAAACAAGCTCCAATAATGGTGgagttaaaaacctcagcctccccaattaatattaaacaatatcctctgagcaaaAAAGCTAAAGATGGGATAAGGCCCCATATTCAAAAATATCTGGCCTTGGGGGTCCTAAGGCCTTGCCAATCGGCCTGGAATACTCCCCTGCTACCAGTAAAAAAGCCAGGAACTGGGGACTATCACCCTGTTCAAGACCtaagagagatcaacaacagagtgcaggacattcaccccacagtacctaatccgtacaatctgcttagcaccctGAACCCTGAGCGAAAATGGTATACTGttctggacttaaaagatgctttcttttgcttgcctcGACATAAAGATAGTCAATTGCTGTTTGCTTTTGAGTGGGTAGACCCAGAAACCGGAACGTCCGGTCAACTAACTTGGACTAGACTCCCACAAgggttcaaaaactcccccactctctttGATGAAGCCCTTCACAGAGATCTCAACAACTTCAGAACCATGCACCCCGAAGTCACCctactccaatatgtggatgacctgctactgGCAGCAGACACCAGAgaaaact CTACACTACTACCTGAGCAATCATCAGAACCTGTCACTCATGACTGTCAACATATACTGGCAGAAGAAACCAGTGTACGACGGGATTTAAAGGATCAGCCACTGCCCCACCCTGAGGTCATATGGTTCACTGACGGCAGCAGCTTTCTCCAGGACG atacattttcaggatggactgaagccttccccacaaaaaaagaaacggcacaaatggtggtcaagaagatcctgaaagatatttttccaagatacggCCTGCCCAAGGTAATAGGGTCTGATAATGGACCAGCGTTcgtggcccaggtaagtcaggggttagccaggaccatggggattaattggaagttacattgcgcttatagaccccagagctcaggacaggtagaaagaatgaatagaaccattaaagagaccttgacaaaattaagcttggagaccggcataaaagattggactatgctcctgccttatgcacTGTTTCGTGTaagaaatactccctctgtttctttgtgtaacctcaccccctatgaaattctctatggtgcccctcctccagtaagggacctgaccccaactctaagacctaacgattcctttcacacccccttgcttgacagacttaaagctCTTAAAAGAACCCAGCGATACCTATGGAAACAGCTGGCCACTGTCTACCAACCTGGGGACGAAGGGACTCCACACCGATATCAAGTGGGAGACTTCGTCTATGTAAGACGACATCAGGTGTCAACCCTAGAACCCCGCTGGAAAGgaccataccaggtgctactTATCACACCTACAGCGGTAAAAGTAGATGGaatcacttcctggatccatgcctctcatctcaagcctgcGCCTTGTCCAGACTCTGgctggaaattgaaaaagactggTAACCCTCTCAAATTGCGTATTCACCATGTGGATAGGGCTATGGATTCTCCCCCTGACCACCAGCAGTCCTAA